The Scomber japonicus isolate fScoJap1 chromosome 8, fScoJap1.pri, whole genome shotgun sequence genome has a segment encoding these proteins:
- the syce3 gene encoding LOW QUALITY PROTEIN: synaptonemal complex central element protein 3 (The sequence of the model RefSeq protein was modified relative to this genomic sequence to represent the inferred CDS: deleted 1 base in 1 codon) — MADSSSPTELQQNNSDDALELNKDLERMIEDTENMSVQLTWMAYDMVALRTNPELVASMKTLEEAYYRCRVVVSGETRDQRPEATSDKCPESAVTTLTPMQCHHLFSVHKHFE; from the exons ATGGCCGATTCATCTTCACCAACTGAGCTTCAGCAGAACAACAGCGACGACGCGTTGGAACTGAACAAAGATTTGGAGAGAATGATTGAGGACACTGAAAATATGTCAG TGCAGCTGACATGGATGGCTTATGACATGGTGGCACTGCGGACCAACCCCGAGCTGGTGGCCTCTATGAAAACACTGGAAGAAGCTTATTACAGGTGCAGGGTTGTTGTCAGTGGAGAGACCAGAGACCAAAGACCAGAAGCCACG AGTGACAAATGTCCAGAGTCTGCTGTTACAACACTCACTCCAATGCAATGTCATCATTTGTTTTCAGTCCACAAGCACTTTGAATGA
- the foxi3b gene encoding forkhead box protein I3b codes for MSSFEAQGQSPPRCGPQFPSLGQEPPELSMYSDCYYPPPSLPSPQRTTPTSYELSDYTTSSPNPYLWFNGSGINTPPYLATTGPPGNPGPPFVPQHYGMQRPYLGPAGAGGPGGELSWFSLPSQEDLMKLVRPPYSYSALIAMAIHGAPDRRLTLSQIYQYVADNFPFYNKSKAGWQNSIRHNLSLNDCFKKVPRDEDDPGKGNYWTLDPNCEKMFDNGNFRRKRKRKSDSLSGGEGGSGAPESGDSERGSPKHSGNQALNISPTADRIPSPSSSGPAPCLSSFLSEMSGVTAGAANEVGGDGLNRPLPINLPIDGPHRHTQPGSFSSYSPNSAGPEWVPQVPAPSVLSSSPTQSSLAYTSPILSQYSGSSGHFYPPLGSTGIIYHREGTEV; via the exons ATGTCATCATTTGAGGCCCAGGGCCAGTCTCCTCCTCGGTGTGGCCCGCAGTTCCCTAGCCTCGGCCAGGAGCCCCCTGAACTCAGCATGTACAGTGACTGTTACTACCCTCCTCCCTCGCTGCCAAGCCCTCAGCGCACCACGCCAACCTCTTACGAACTGAGCGACTACACCACCTCCTCCCCAAACCCCTACCTTTGGTTCAATGGCTCTGGGATCAACACACCACCATACCTGGCTACCACCGGCCCACCTGGGAACCCTGGTcctccatttgtccctcagcaCTATGGCATGCAGAGGCCTTACCTGGGTCCTGCTGGTGCTGGAGGTCCAGGAGGGGAGCTGAGCTGGTTCTCCCTACCCTCACAAGAAGACTTGATGAAGCTCGTCAGGCCCCCTTATTCCTACTCCGCTCTCATTGCCATGGCTATCCACGGAGCACCAGACAGGAGATTGACACTGAGTCAGATTTACCAGTACGTCGCTGATAACTTCCCTTTCTACAACAAGAGTAAAGCAGGCTGGCAGAATTCCATCAGACACAACCTGTCACTCAATGACTGCTTCAAAAAAGTACCAAGAGATGAGGACGATCCAG GTAAGGGCAACTACTGGACCCTTGACCCCAACTGTGAAAAGATGTTCGACAATGGAAACTTCCGCCGcaaaaggaagaggaagtctGACTCCCTCTCCGGTGGCGAAGGTGGTTCTGGGGCCCCTGAGTCAGGTGACAGTGAGAGGGGCAGCCCTAAACACTCTGGCAACCAAGCCCTTAACATCTCTCCCACAGCGGACAGGATTCCCTCCCCTTCATCATCAGGTCCCGCACCTTGTCTGAGCAGCTTCTTATCAGAAATGTCTGGGGTGACCGCAGGAGCAGCTAATGAGGTAGGAGGTGATGGGTTAAACCGGCCGCTGCCGATCAACCTTCCTATAGATGGGCCGCATAGGCACACGCAGCCTGGAAGCTTTAGTAGCTACTCTCCTAACTCAGCGGGCCCAGAGTGGGTACCACAAGTGCCAGCTCCCAGCGTTCTCTCCTCTTCACCCACCCAGTCCTCCCTAGCATACACCAGCCCCATCCTCAGCCAGTACAGCGGGTCCAGTGGGCATTTCTATCCTCCACTGGGCTCGACAGGAATCATCTATCATCGTGAGGGCACAGAGGTTTAA